The Deltaproteobacteria bacterium genome window below encodes:
- a CDS encoding SDR family oxidoreductase, protein MDVQQLFSVRGKVALVTGGSRGIGLMIATGLAASGARVYVAARKRAEVDVAVKELSAQGEAVGVTADLSTHAGTRALADEIAGREPRLHVLVNNAGANWGAPLADYPEAGWDKVMALNVKAVFDLTRLLLPRLEAAAAPGDPARVLNVGSIDGLQVPLLETYAYSASKAAVHHLTRVLARKLAPKVTVNAIAPGPFESKMMAETLRSFGDAIRKSCPLGRIGEPEDMAGVALYLASRAGAYVTGAVIPVDGGIATTK, encoded by the coding sequence GTGGACGTCCAGCAGCTCTTCTCGGTGCGTGGCAAGGTCGCCCTCGTGACCGGCGGGTCGCGCGGCATCGGGCTCATGATCGCCACCGGCCTCGCCGCGAGCGGCGCGCGCGTCTACGTCGCTGCACGCAAGCGGGCCGAGGTGGACGTGGCGGTGAAGGAGCTCTCCGCGCAGGGTGAGGCGGTCGGCGTGACCGCCGACCTCTCGACCCACGCCGGCACGCGCGCCCTCGCCGACGAGATCGCCGGCCGCGAGCCGCGCCTGCACGTGCTCGTCAACAACGCCGGCGCCAACTGGGGCGCGCCCCTCGCCGACTATCCCGAGGCGGGCTGGGACAAGGTGATGGCGCTCAACGTGAAGGCGGTCTTCGACCTGACCCGCCTGCTGCTCCCGCGCCTCGAGGCCGCGGCCGCGCCCGGCGACCCGGCGCGGGTGCTCAACGTTGGCTCGATCGACGGGCTCCAGGTGCCGCTGCTCGAGACCTACGCCTACTCGGCGAGCAAGGCGGCCGTCCACCACCTGACCCGCGTGCTCGCGCGCAAGCTCGCGCCGAAGGTCACCGTGAACGCGATCGCGCCGGGGCCTTTCGAGAGCAAGATGATGGCCGAGACGCTCCGCAGCTTCGGCGACGCGATCCGGAAGAGCTGCCCGCTCGGCCGGATCGGCGAGCCCGAGGACATGGCGGGCGTGGCGCTCTACCTGGCCTCGCGCGCCGGCGCCTACGTGACCGGCGCGGTGATCCCGGTCGACGGCGGGATCGCCACGACGAAGTGA
- a CDS encoding endonuclease/exonuclease/phosphatase family protein, which translates to MRVLALAAAAALSALLPAPPRARAGEGEPVLLSVLSYNTHGLPSWIAGDDPPARYPLLLAKAARFDVVLLQEDFAHQAIVDSEKRHPLRVRGNGPTSGWPLFAGSGLTLLTRLPAVGEPVGVAYGACAGWLGGANDCLAEKGYLLQRLHSASGAEIDVWNTHLDAGPGAADQAAREAQLDRLARAMAAHSAGRAVIAGGDFNLDWDEPPERTLLERFLARTGLAIAALVPEGAWDSRLDYLLFRPADAARLAVREAGQAPGFVGAGGEPLSDHPAIFAVFEVPPADSSTEAEEAPGQE; encoded by the coding sequence GTGAGGGTGCTCGCGCTCGCCGCCGCTGCCGCGCTTTCCGCCCTGCTCCCGGCCCCGCCTCGCGCGCGGGCCGGCGAGGGCGAGCCCGTTCTGCTCTCCGTCCTCAGCTACAACACCCACGGCCTCCCGAGCTGGATCGCGGGCGACGACCCGCCGGCCCGCTACCCGCTGCTGCTCGCGAAGGCCGCGCGTTTCGACGTGGTCCTGCTCCAGGAGGACTTCGCCCACCAGGCGATCGTCGACTCCGAGAAGCGTCACCCCCTGCGGGTGCGCGGCAACGGCCCGACGAGCGGCTGGCCGCTCTTCGCCGGATCGGGCCTCACCCTGCTCACGCGGCTGCCCGCGGTCGGCGAGCCGGTCGGCGTCGCGTACGGCGCCTGCGCCGGCTGGCTGGGCGGCGCGAACGACTGCCTGGCGGAGAAGGGCTACCTGCTGCAGCGCCTGCACAGTGCGAGTGGCGCCGAGATCGACGTCTGGAACACCCATCTCGACGCCGGCCCCGGCGCCGCCGACCAGGCCGCGCGCGAGGCGCAGCTCGACCGGCTGGCCCGGGCGATGGCGGCCCACAGCGCCGGTCGCGCCGTGATCGCCGGCGGTGACTTCAACCTCGACTGGGACGAGCCCCCGGAACGCACGCTCCTCGAGCGCTTCCTCGCGCGCACCGGCCTCGCGATCGCGGCGCTCGTACCGGAGGGCGCCTGGGACTCGCGCCTCGACTACCTGCTCTTCCGCCCCGCGGACGCGGCGCGGCTCGCCGTGCGCGAGGCCGGCCAGGCGCCCGGCTTCGTCGGCGCCGGCGGCGAGCCGCTCTCCGACCACCCGGCGATCTTCGCGGTCTTCGAGGTCCCGCCCGCCGACTCCTCGACAGAAGCCGAGGAGGCTCCTGGCCAGGAGTAG
- a CDS encoding NupC/NupG family nucleoside CNT transporter, with protein MSELGARAVSAFGLLALVAIAWACSADRRRMPWRTVAWGLGLQFGLALVLLRSAAGRSFFAAANAVVDGLTRYTEAGVRFVFGALLDGGFSLALNVLPVIVFMGSLFAILFHLGIVQWLVRGFAALFTRTLGTSGAESLSAAADIFVGMVEAPLLVRAYVERMTRSELFTVMATGMATVAGSVLVVYAGMLGEGYAGHLLTASFLAAPGAILLAKVMIPETGAPLTAGTVDVALESPAANLVDAAALGALAGLRLAAYVGALLVAFVALIAFANDALAAAGGWLGVPGLSFQRILGWGFAPLALLIGVAPADATTVGGLLGVKTVLNEFLAYQELAKLVESGAIAPRSAVLASYALCGFANFGSLAILLGGLGGMAPARRADIAALGLRSILAGTLATLMAAAWAGILL; from the coding sequence GTGAGCGAGCTCGGCGCACGGGCCGTCTCGGCCTTCGGCCTGCTCGCGCTCGTCGCGATCGCGTGGGCCTGCTCGGCGGACCGCCGGCGCATGCCGTGGCGCACCGTCGCGTGGGGGCTCGGGCTCCAGTTCGGGCTCGCCCTCGTGCTGCTCCGGAGCGCCGCCGGGCGCAGCTTCTTCGCGGCAGCCAACGCCGTGGTCGACGGCCTCACGCGCTACACCGAGGCGGGTGTGCGCTTCGTCTTCGGGGCGCTGCTCGACGGCGGCTTCTCGCTGGCGCTGAACGTGCTGCCGGTGATCGTCTTCATGGGCAGCCTGTTCGCGATCCTCTTCCACCTCGGCATCGTGCAGTGGCTGGTGCGCGGCTTCGCCGCGCTCTTCACCCGCACCCTCGGCACCTCGGGCGCCGAGAGCCTGTCGGCCGCCGCCGACATCTTCGTCGGGATGGTCGAGGCTCCCCTCCTGGTGCGCGCCTACGTCGAGCGCATGACGCGCTCGGAGCTCTTCACCGTGATGGCGACCGGCATGGCCACCGTTGCGGGCTCCGTGCTGGTGGTCTACGCCGGGATGCTCGGCGAGGGCTACGCGGGCCACCTGCTGACGGCGAGCTTCCTGGCCGCGCCGGGCGCGATCCTGCTCGCCAAGGTGATGATCCCGGAGACCGGGGCGCCGCTCACGGCGGGGACCGTGGACGTGGCCCTCGAGAGCCCCGCGGCCAACCTGGTCGACGCCGCCGCGCTCGGCGCGCTCGCGGGCCTGCGGCTCGCGGCCTACGTGGGCGCCCTGCTGGTGGCCTTCGTCGCGCTGATCGCCTTCGCGAACGACGCGCTCGCCGCGGCAGGAGGCTGGCTCGGCGTCCCGGGCCTGAGCTTCCAGCGCATCCTCGGCTGGGGCTTCGCGCCGCTCGCGCTCCTGATCGGTGTCGCGCCCGCGGACGCCACCACGGTGGGCGGCCTGCTCGGGGTGAAGACCGTGCTGAACGAGTTCCTGGCCTACCAGGAACTCGCGAAGCTCGTCGAGTCGGGGGCGATCGCGCCGCGCTCGGCCGTGCTCGCGAGCTACGCACTGTGCGGATTCGCGAACTTCGGCTCGCTCGCGATCCTGCTCGGCGGGCTCGGCGGCATGGCGCCTGCGCGGCGCGCCGACATCGCCGCGCTCGGCCTGCGCTCGATCCTGGCCGGCACGCTCGCGACGCTGATGGCGGCGGCGTGGGCGGGGATCCTGCTGTGA
- the thiE gene encoding thiamine phosphate synthase — translation MSASTPPAVRGLYVLADDDPRWGRDPVAQARAALAGGAAAVQLRAKHATDRQALAWAVVIMDLCRSAGARFFVNDRFDLALAAGADGVHLGQEDLPPGRLPATARARLLVGRSTHTLAQARAAAAEPVDYVAFGPVFGTASKDSPYEARGLDRLAEAARLVAPRACVAIGGIDAARAGGCIRAGAAAVCVISALAGAPDMAAAARALVQAIAAPGAAPERP, via the coding sequence TTGAGCGCTTCGACCCCGCCGGCCGTCCGCGGCCTCTACGTGCTCGCCGACGACGACCCGCGCTGGGGCCGCGACCCGGTCGCGCAGGCGCGCGCCGCGCTGGCCGGTGGTGCCGCCGCCGTGCAGCTTCGCGCCAAGCACGCGACCGACCGCCAGGCGCTGGCCTGGGCCGTCGTGATCATGGATTTGTGTCGGTCGGCCGGCGCACGCTTCTTCGTGAACGACCGCTTCGACCTGGCGCTCGCGGCGGGCGCCGACGGCGTCCACCTCGGCCAGGAGGACCTGCCGCCCGGGCGCCTACCGGCGACCGCGCGCGCCCGCCTGCTCGTGGGCCGCTCCACCCACACGCTCGCGCAAGCGCGCGCCGCCGCCGCCGAGCCGGTCGACTACGTCGCCTTCGGACCCGTCTTCGGCACCGCCTCGAAGGACTCGCCCTACGAGGCGCGCGGGCTCGACCGGCTGGCCGAGGCGGCGCGCCTCGTGGCGCCGCGCGCCTGCGTCGCGATCGGCGGGATCGACGCCGCGCGGGCAGGCGGGTGCATCCGGGCCGGGGCCGCCGCGGTGTGCGTGATCTCGGCGCTGGCGGGCGCGCCCGACATGGCGGCGGCGGCGCGCGCGCTGGTGCAGGCGATCGCGGCCCCCGGCGCGGCGCCGGAGCGCCCGTGA
- a CDS encoding sigma-54 dependent transcriptional regulator: protein MTPLEHRDAARVLVADDEASIRFVLREALEEAGHEVVDVDSGEAAWTALAGGRFAIAFLDIRMPGPSGLELLDRLRATGSDVAVVVITAQNTLENAVEAMKRGALDYLVKPFQIAEVLAAVQKAQRTRALEREVRSLRRETGGRAPGGERLVGRSAALLEVFKTIGRVAPRDVAVLITGESGTGKELVARAIHQASPRAGGAFVAVNAAAIPRDLLESELFGHEKGSFTGAIDTRAGRFREASGGTLFLDEIGDMPPELQAKLLRVLQSGEVTSVGGKRAEQVDVRIVAATHRDLDARVREGSFREDLLYRLRVVPIAIPPLRERPEDVPVLAEHFVARYATELGTAARYVSERTLDHLAAHEWPGNVRELENAIKRALVLAPHEVLAPEDFAFLRGAPAPAAAGGSLEDRVRDELRARLAAGEDDLHRKLLERVERPLLEAVLAHTGGNQLRAAAVLGINRNTLRKKISELEIVLPVRP from the coding sequence ATGACCCCCCTCGAGCACCGGGACGCCGCACGCGTACTGGTGGCCGACGACGAGGCCTCGATCCGCTTCGTGCTGCGCGAGGCGCTCGAAGAGGCCGGCCACGAGGTCGTCGACGTGGACTCGGGCGAAGCGGCCTGGACGGCGCTCGCCGGGGGGCGCTTCGCGATCGCCTTCCTCGACATCCGCATGCCGGGGCCCTCGGGCCTCGAGCTTCTCGACCGGCTGCGCGCCACCGGCAGCGACGTCGCGGTCGTCGTGATCACCGCGCAGAACACGCTCGAGAACGCCGTCGAGGCGATGAAGCGCGGCGCGCTCGACTACCTGGTGAAGCCCTTCCAGATCGCCGAGGTGCTGGCCGCCGTGCAGAAGGCGCAGCGCACGCGTGCCCTCGAGCGGGAGGTGCGCAGCCTGCGCCGCGAGACCGGCGGGCGCGCCCCGGGCGGCGAGCGCCTGGTGGGGCGCAGCGCGGCGCTGCTCGAGGTGTTCAAGACGATCGGGCGCGTGGCGCCGCGCGACGTGGCGGTGTTGATCACCGGCGAGAGCGGCACCGGCAAGGAGCTGGTGGCGCGCGCGATCCACCAGGCGAGCCCGCGCGCGGGCGGCGCCTTCGTGGCCGTGAACGCGGCGGCGATCCCGCGCGACCTGCTCGAGAGCGAGCTCTTCGGCCACGAGAAGGGCTCGTTCACGGGCGCCATCGACACGCGCGCCGGCCGTTTCCGCGAGGCGTCGGGCGGCACGCTCTTCCTCGACGAGATCGGCGACATGCCCCCCGAGCTCCAGGCCAAGCTGCTGCGCGTGCTCCAGAGTGGCGAGGTGACCTCGGTCGGCGGCAAGCGCGCGGAACAGGTGGACGTGCGCATCGTCGCCGCCACCCACCGCGATCTCGACGCGCGGGTGCGCGAGGGCTCCTTCCGCGAGGACCTGCTCTACCGGCTGCGTGTCGTCCCGATCGCGATCCCGCCGCTGCGCGAGCGGCCCGAGGACGTGCCGGTGCTCGCCGAGCACTTCGTCGCCCGCTACGCGACCGAGCTGGGCACGGCGGCGCGCTACGTCTCCGAACGCACGCTCGATCACCTGGCGGCGCACGAGTGGCCGGGCAACGTGCGCGAGCTCGAGAACGCGATCAAGCGCGCGCTGGTCCTCGCACCCCACGAGGTGCTCGCCCCCGAGGACTTCGCCTTCCTGCGCGGCGCACCGGCGCCGGCAGCGGCCGGAGGATCGCTCGAGGACCGGGTGCGCGACGAGCTGCGCGCGCGGCTCGCCGCCGGCGAGGACGACCTGCACCGCAAGCTCCTGGAGCGGGTCGAGCGCCCGCTCCTCGAGGCGGTACTCGCCCACACCGGGGGCAACCAGCTGCGCGCGGCGGCCGTGCTCGGGATCAACCGCAACACGCTGCGCAAGAAGATCTCCGAGCTGGAGATCGTGCTGCCGGTCCGACCTTGA